The following DNA comes from Cucumis sativus cultivar 9930 chromosome 7, Cucumber_9930_V3, whole genome shotgun sequence.
GACGAAGGCTAGAGGAGTGGGGCGACGGCGTCTGCTCCTAGGGATTCTTTGTAGAGAGGAAATGTGAATGGTAAAGGCACGTGAGAACCtctattaaatatatacaataataatattatctaTTTTCCCCAAATAActcctcttttcctttttctctttccaatccaattaatttctctctctctttgatAAGGCAATCAAATTATCTCCTCTAAATTCTCAAAATAcaatatcttttcaaaataattatttttcttttcctcaaaatactaattatttacgattatttctctttaataattatattatcttcgtaatataattatttctctttaataattatattatggggataatataattatttcaacatTTCCTAAACAACCAATATCCTTAAATCtcaccaaatttaattatctacATCATTCAACTTTTATCAAAGtataactaaatttcaaaatataacaattactCAAATAttctttccataaatatttaattaatcctAATCTCCCGAGACATATAATTCTCACCAAAACTCAATTCACTCCAAAAtatttctatcattaataatttaaccAAGATAatccaatttaaaaattgtctTATTTTTGGAGCGTTACAGTAACGAGCATACTTGTCTAGGGCGATGTTTGTCTATAGTCATATGCTCAAATACCCCAAATTTATCTTATCCTTATGTCTTATGTTTAGTTTAGCTAGTTAGTTTCCTTTTCatgtaataaatatatagtgtGATGTTTCGATTTTTTCATATGCAAGTCTACTAGAGCgcttaaaaagttcaaaatgcacTATAGGGGAGGTATAGTAGTTGAAACCCTACCCAAGCCTTATTGCACTATTTGCAATTTAAGTTTTTCGTTGCAATTGACAGATTTCAATTCTTGTTTTAACAACGAtttcaatgaaattattttttttcactatttctaaaccattttctaaaaaaaaaaaaacgtgaCGGGAGGTTGAATCGTATCATGAGTTTGTCCGCGATTTTTCGAATTTTGATTGACTAACTTGTTGACTAGGTcgaacaagtgccgcacaatcgcTCGTCCTGAGGTTAAAAGGTTGCGATCGTGACAGAGACATGTGTCCCCTTCACATTctcgatttttgtattttaatattaattttgaaatgttagattacaatatatattaaataatgctttctttttactaaattatgGTTCTGTAGTGGTTGTGCCcccaattatttttataaaataatttttattccaaatatcaataattttttcttcaaatgactttttaaaatgaagataatttgaattttcttcctaaatatgaataattttcttctcaagATGATTTCCTAGGACgaagataatttgatttttcttcctaaatttcaatgatttcctaaaagaatataatttgattttctaaaaagaatataatttgatttcttaaatgaaatatagttttaagaaaacttatctaagataaaagaaaaacctgCTTTGTTTCCTATCTCTCATTTGTtatcttagaaaaaaaatcgatgATCCAAACTTTCACTCTCTCGAAAATATTCCATGAAAAatgaatcattttttaatgtaatttttaaattcacatatttacatTACTTATGCATATACTTACTTtatactatttcaaaattaaaggttacaagataattttaatactccatatatcaattttattaaaaatttcaataatgtcataaaaataattttttaaaaagaagaacaaaacttaactaaaataaaaccttaacttatatttttctaaccATCATTTGctatctaataaatatttagaaaaaaatgggatttaaattttcactCTTCCAACAacattaaaaatgtattattttcttatgcaatttttaaatttatatttacattacaaaaaaatcatatgaaaattactaaactttttttgtCTTATAGGATCAGCCAAACCTCgagataatttttaaatatttttgtgtgtttattaccatataaaatttatgatccTTCATTTCAAATATCGAGTTTCATTCATCCATCTAGTCCCACGTGGTCGACGGTTTGGTTGCTGGTGATCGGTCACCGATTTGGTTGTGTTTAGGGTTGGTATGAAGGTGGAAAGACGAAGgttagagagaaagaagaggtGGTGGGATGAAAAGGATTGGGTTAGCGGGTGAATTAATTGGGGttttggaaattaattttatgtaaaaCGAAAATGACACAACTAAAATTTCTCCCAGTGAAGCCTTCATCTTGAGAGATTGGGCTCTCTCTCCTGCCACAGCCAAAGCTTCGATTAAAGAAGCATGCGGCCATGTACTGTTTCATTCGTCCTTTTCACAGCGCTGTTCATCTTCTCAAGCCCTCTTCCATATTAAATTCTAACCACAGACCTTTAATTTCTTGTCATTACACTCACTCTGAAGATGTTTCCATCAAACCCCTCCTTCAAACACACAATGTTGTTGACATCCAATTTCTTGTTCAATTACTGCGACATGGGTCTCCCCCTACTCCTCCCATTCTCACTAAAACCATATCCATCTGCACAAAATCCACCCTTCTGGACTTTGGAATTCAAGTCCATTCAACCATTATCAAGCTGGGTTTCTCTCTCAATCCTTATATTTTTACTGCTCTTGTTGATATGTATGGTAAATGTTGGTCTATCTCGGATGCCCACAaggtgtttgatgaaatgagTTGTCCAAGTGTGGTCACTTGGAATTCTTTGGTTACTGGTTATTTGCAAGCTGGCTACCCTTTGATGGcagtttctttgtttttagaGATGCTAAAGAAAGGGATTGAACCCACCCCTTCAGTTTATCTGGTGGTCTTGTGGGCTGTTCTCAGTTACAAAAGGGAGATCTTGGAAGTCAACTTCATGCTATGAGTTTGAAACTAAGGTTTTCGTCTAATGTTGTTGTGGGTACAGGATTAATTGATATGTACTCTAAGTGTTGCAACCTTCAGGATTCGAGGAGAGTGTTCGATATAATGCTGAACAAGAATGTGTTTACTTGGACTTCGATGATCTCTGGTTATGCTCGGAATCAGTTGCCTCATGAGGCAATGATTTTGATGAGAGAAATGCTGCATTTGAATCTTAAACCAAATGGTATGACTTATAATAGCTTGCTAAGTTCATTTTCATGTCCTCGTCATTTTGATAAATGTAAGCAAATCCATTGTCGCATAATAACGGAAGGGTACGAGAGTAATAACTATATAGCTGTTACACTTGTTACTGCATATTCAGAATGTTGCGGTAGCTTGGAAGACTATAGGAAGGTTTGCTCAAACATTAGAATGTCAGACCAGATTTCGTGGAATGCAGTCATAGCTGGTTTTACGAACTTGGGAATTGGTGAGGAAGCTTTGGAATGTTTCATTCAAATGAGGAGGGAAAAATTTGATGTGGACTTCTTCACATTTACAAGCATTTTTAAGGCTATAGGTATGACTTCAGCTCTAGAAGAAGGAAAGCAAATTCATGGTCTAGTTTATAAAACTGGATATACTCTAAATTTATCTGTCCAAAATGGTCTTGTGTCTATGTATGCTAGATCTGGTGCTATCAGGGATTCAAAAATGGTCTTCTCGATGATGAATGAACACGACTTAATATCCTGGAATTCATTGCTTTCAGGATGTGCTTACCATGGATGTGGTGAAGAGGCTATAGacttatttgagaaaatgagaagaacGTGTATCAAACCAGATAATACCTCATTCCTTGCTGTTCTCACTGCTTGTAGTCATGTTGGCTTGCTGGACAAGGGACTTGAATATTTCAAGTTGATGAGAAATAGTGAATTGGTCGAACCTCCAAAGCTGGAGCATTATGCTACCTTGGTTGACCTTTTCGGTCGAGCAGGAAAGCTTTATGAAGCTGAAGCTTTCATTGAAAGCATCCCGATAGAACCAGGGATTTCAATTTACAAAGCTTTGTTGAGTGCTTGCCTAATCCATGGAAATAAAGATATTGCCATTCGTACTGCGAAAAAGCTTTTGGAACTATATCCATATGATCCAGCAACTTACATCATGTTGTCGAATGCGCTGGGGAGAGATGGTTATTGGGATGATGCTGCTAGCATAAGGAGGCTAATGTCCAACAGAGGAGTCAAGAAAGAACCTGGTTTCAGCTGGATGTGACTTCATTAAAGGGGAATTTTCAGGATAAATTATGATCCTACAAGGCAAATGGTTGACAGATAAACACTTTTAATGGGTTCATAGCTAAACTTCCTCAAAgatcattttataattatccTTTGGGTTTATTCTCTGGGACGAGGTTCATTCGATACCTGTGGTTGATACTTACTTTGTGATCCTTGGGTTTGTCCCTTTTCTGGTgaagaatttgacaaatacaTGATTCCTAGCTCTGTATTTATTCAAAACTAACTTATTTGTGGTAGATCAACTGCATATCTGGGTCTCTTTACCACAAATTTGATGCTCTATGTACATCATTTGGACCGAGTAAATGAGGCTATGCTATTGCAGGAGAAACTCTTAAGTTATGGGGCGTGAGAAGGGGGATTTGAAATTGGGTAAGACCAAACAAATCAGTAGGAGAAGACAaataattgaaccaaaatttcaaaatttcctcTCCAAGGATATAGATAAATTAGTGATTAGGAGATTATGCATCGATGACAGAGGTGCCACACCAATCAATATACGTAGTTGCTTCATTGCTTGTAATTTAGAGGGAGAACCAGCGATGTATTTATGTCTGTCATGACTGAAAAGAGCATAGCCCTCAAAGAGCACCCTTCGAATTTCCTCAAACTGAGAAAGGAACATTTGGAGCTGAAGCTTGTTGAAAATTCCCAGAGAAAATTGTTCCTTCCTCCAGATTAGTATTGCTGAACAAGAAATGCAGGAAGTTACACAGCTGAAATTGCCTGCACTGGAAGATTAAGTTTGGTCTTCCTTCATTCAGTTTAGATGTAAATGCTAGAAATCTGTTTGTAAAAGTTACTGATTGGAAATACATTGGGTATTGTTAATGACTAGCAATTTTGTTTATCGTTTAATGATACTAAGCTTTTAATGAAGTTTTATTACAGTAACAATTTACATTACTGGAGGCAAAGCTGTAGAAAATTCCTAAGAGTCAATGCTGGAAGCTTTTGTCGTCGAATCTGGCTGTTGGGACATAGTTTTTAGTAGATGAATCTGCACAGCCTTCAGGAACAATGATATTAACTTGTTGCGTTCCTCTTCCCCCATTGATTctttaaaattgcaaaaaatgAACGATTAATGTGAATTAAATCCCAAAAACAAATGATAGACAGACTAGAATTGAAAACTTTCCCTACCATAAGAAGTTCCCGACTGTACAACAACATCCTCATTTGCATCTACAGTAGCAGCttctttaaaaatgaaaaaaagaaaacctaattaggctttatttaaaaaataaaaacaaattatcaaaGACTACTTTGAACGTAAGAGTTGCTTACCAGAACTTCCTGACTGAACGACATCCTCATTTGCACCCATAAGAGCCGgttcttctaaattttataaaactgaCCATTAATGGTTTGACTTGCATATAACAAATAGTCttcaaatgtaaaatttgcCTACCAGAAATTTCCGACTGAACAACATCCTCAGTTGCATCTTCGACAGCAActtctttaaaattgaaaaatgaattattgtCTTAGATCAAATTTCTTAATGTAAATGATCAAGGAGCAACTTTAGATGTAAATGTTAATTACCATAAGAAGTTTTTGACTGAACAGCATCCTCATTTGCAATTCCAAGTGGGACTTCTAAGATTGCAAGGAAGAATTATTAgtgtaaactaaattttagaaaacaaatgatCAAGACATGATTTTAAATGTAGAAGCTGCCTACCATGAGAAGTTTCTAACTGAACGACATCCTCATTTGTATCGATAAGAGCCTCAACTGTTTCTTCGATGGCGTTTTCAAGAGCTGTTTCTTTAgcattggaaaaaaaaaagagattaaatttaagaacaCAAATAATCAAGACATGAATTTGAATGTGAAAGTTAACTACCGTTCGAACTTCCTGACTCAACATCCTCATTTGCATCTTCAAGAGCAACTTCTTTAAAGTGAAAAGAGAATGATAAGTTTagattaaatttcataaaccaAATGATCCACACACAACTTTGGATTTAAAAGTTACTTACCTTCAGAAGTTTCTGACTGAACAACATCTTCATTTGCAACATCGAGGGCAGcttctttaaaattgtaaaagaaaaacaaaacaatcaatacagattaattttataaaaaacaaattatggaGAAACGACTTTGAACGTAAAAGTTGTTTACCCTGAGAAGTCTTAAACTGAACATCATCCTCGTTTGCATCTCCAAGAGCAGCTTCGTTCAGATACTTGTCAGCCAATTTAACTCTCTTCACATTCTCCTGTTCCATGACGAGCATGTTGCCATATTCAAGAAGCTTTTCTATTGTCATCTTCGGTTGGTCAAAAGTTGGGGGACTTTCCTTGGAGTTAACAAGATTTCTTCCAATGCGCTCAACGCCAACGCCTACAGCCCACTTTCTCACTTCATCGTCATAAACTCGAGCTCTCAAAGCACCAAAGAAGTCTGCAAAACAGTTATATAACTTATAATAAGAGATGCTAAACGTCTGTAAGAGATGATCATTTACAATTAATTAGCTCAACTGGAACATCCCTATACAGAAATTATACAACTTACCTATTGACTGTCCTGGGAAGGTGTCGACAAGTTTGACAATATCCTCGAAAGGCACGCCATCAGTCCTAAATATTCCAGTGCAAATACCAATACGATCTTCACGAGTTGGAGCCCAGTAGAATTTATCCATCCGACCATCACGAATGAGAGGTGCATATAACGTTGAGAAGTCGTTACCAGTTACTATGATGGGAACTCTGGGATTTTCTTCCTTGTTATACATGCCTGGTAGCTGCACATTGGTTGGGTTGTCAGCAATGTTCATAAGAGTAGCATTTACCATCTGGTTATTCACTGTGTACTGGGTAGTCCCACCAAGCCTTCCAGCTCCAGCATCAAGATCGTTGATAAATAGACAACacattttccctttcttgATGATATCAGCTGCCTCTCTGTATCTTTGCCTGATCAATTTTGCTGGCTCTCCTGCATTCCCACTTTCTAATTCCCCAGCACTCATCATAATAGGGCTGAAAATTCatcataactaaaaaaaattaagaccAACAATATATCAGGGAGACGTAGAAGCCTGTATGATGAACTTAAACCCTCCAAACAACTTCCTCAGAACTAGATGGTTTTTAACTTACTTGATTCCCATCTTAGCAAATACAAGTTCACACTGGAAAGACTTTCCTTGACCTTTACCTCCCCAAACACCCAGAATGAGAGGAACCTAAAATAAATGCATCCAAGA
Coding sequences within:
- the LOC101204296 gene encoding pentatricopeptide repeat-containing protein At3g24000, mitochondrial isoform X2 encodes the protein MSLKLRFSSNVVVGTGLIDMYSKCCNLQDSRRVFDIMLNKNVFTWTSMISGYARNQLPHEAMILMREMLHLNLKPNGMTYNSLLSSFSCPRHFDKCKQIHCRIITEGYESNNYIAVTLVTAYSECCGSLEDYRKVCSNIRMSDQISWNAVIAGFTNLGIGEEALECFIQMRREKFDVDFFTFTSIFKAIGCAYHGCGEEAIDLFEKMRRTCIKPDNTSFLAVLTACSHVGLLDKGLEYFKLMRNSELVEPPKLEHYATLVDLFGRAGKLYEAEAFIESIPIEPGISIYKALLSACLIHGNKDIAIRTAKKLLELYPYDPATYIMLSNALGRDGYWDDAASIRRLMSNRGVKKEPGFSWM
- the LOC101204296 gene encoding pentatricopeptide repeat-containing protein At3g24000, mitochondrial isoform X1, producing MSLKLRFSSNVVVGTGLIDMYSKCCNLQDSRRVFDIMLNKNVFTWTSMISGYARNQLPHEAMILMREMLHLNLKPNECCGSLEDYRKVCSNIRMSDQISWNAVIAGFTNLGIGEEALECFIQMRREKFDVDFFTFTSIFKAIGMTSALEEGKQIHGLVYKTGYTLNLSVQNGLVSMYARSGAIRDSKMVFSMMNEHDLISWNSLLSGCAYHGCGEEAIDLFEKMRRTCIKPDNTSFLAVLTACSHVGLLDKGLEYFKLMRNSELVEPPKLEHYATLVDLFGRAGKLYEAEAFIESIPIEPGISIYKALLSACLIHGNKDIAIRTAKKLLELYPYDPATYIMLSNALGRDGYWDDAASIRRLMSNRGVKKEPGFSWM
- the RCA gene encoding ribulose bisphosphate carboxylase/oxygenase activase, chloroplastic, giving the protein MAATVSTIGAVNRTTLNNSNYGGLVPNSAFLGSRLKVSSRFTTSKMVTGNFKIVAEQDEEKQTEKDKWRGLAFDTSDDQQDITRGKGLADPLFQAPMGTGTHNAVLSSYEYISAGLRDYSYDNNVDGFYIAPAFMDKLTVHIVKNFLTLPNIKVPLILGVWGGKGQGKSFQCELVFAKMGINPIMMSAGELESGNAGEPAKLIRQRYREAADIIKKGKMCCLFINDLDAGAGRLGGTTQYTVNNQMVNATLMNIADNPTNVQLPGMYNKEENPRVPIIVTGNDFSTLYAPLIRDGRMDKFYWAPTREDRIGICTGIFRTDGVPFEDIVKLVDTFPGQSIDFFGALRARVYDDEVRKWAVGVGVERIGRNLVNSKESPPTFDQPKMTIEKLLEYGNMLVMEQENVKRVKLADKYLNEAALGDANEDDVQFKTSQEAALDVANEDVVQSETSEEVALEDANEDVESGSSNETALENAIEETVEALIDTNEDVVQLETSHEVPLGIANEDAVQSKTSYEVAVEDATEDVVQSEISEEPALMGANEDVVQSGSSEAATVDANEDVVVQSGTSYESMGEEERNKLISLFLKAVQIHLLKTMSQQPDSTTKASSIDS
- the RCA gene encoding ribulose bisphosphate carboxylase/oxygenase activase, chloroplastic isoform X3, which produces MAATVSTIGAVNRTTLNNSNYGGLVPNSAFLGSRLKVSSRFTTSKMVTGNFKIVAEQDEEKQTEKDKWRGLAFDTSDDQQDITRGKGLADPLFQAPMGTGTHNAVLSSYEYISAGLRDYSYDNNVDGFYIAPAFMDKLTVHIVKNFLTLPNIKVPLILGVWGGKGQGKSFQCELVFAKMGINPIMMSAGELESGNAGEPAKLIRQRYREAADIIKKGKMCCLFINDLDAGAGRLGGTTQYTVNNQMVNATLMNIADNPTNVQLPGMYNKEENPRVPIIVTGNDFSTLYAPLIRDGRMDKFYWAPTREDRIGICTGIFRTDGVPFEDIVKLVDTFPGQSIDFFGALRARVYDDEVRKWAVGVGVERIGRNLVNSKESPPTFDQPKMTIEKLLEYGNMLVMEQENVKRVKLADKYLNEAALGDANEDDVQFKTSQEAALDVANEDVVQSETSEEVALEDANEDVESGSSNETALENAIEETVEALIDTNEDVVQLETSHEVPLGIANEDAVQSKTSYVAVEDATEDVVQSEISEEPALMGANEDVVQSGSSEAATVDANEDVVVQSGTSYESMGEEERNKLISLFLKAVQIHLLKTMSQQPDSTTKASSIDS
- the RCA gene encoding ribulose bisphosphate carboxylase/oxygenase activase, chloroplastic isoform X4, whose amino-acid sequence is MAATVSTIGAVNRTTLNNSNYGGLVPNSAFLGSRLKVSSRFTTSKMVTGNFKIVAEQDEEKQTEKDKWRGLAFDTSDDQQDITRGKGLADPLFQAPMGTGTHNAVLSSYEYISAGLRDYSYDNNVDGFYIAPAFMDKLTVHIVKNFLTLPNIKVPLILGVWGGKGQGKSFQCELVFAKMGINPIMMSAGELESGNAGEPAKLIRQRYREAADIIKKGKMCCLFINDLDAGAGRLGGTTQYTVNNQMVNATLMNIADNPTNVQLPGMYNKEENPRVPIIVTGNDFSTLYAPLIRDGRMDKFYWAPTREDRIGICTGIFRTDGVPFEDIVKLVDTFPGQSIDFFGALRARVYDDEVRKWAVGVGVERIGRNLVNSKESPPTFDQPKMTIEKLLEYGNMLVMEQENVKRVKLADKYLNEAALGDANEDDVQFKTSQEAALDVANEDVVQSETSEEVALEDANEDVESGSSNALENAIEETVEALIDTNEDVVQLETSHEVPLGIANEDAVQSKTSYEVAVEDATEDVVQSEISEEPALMGANEDVVQSGSSEAATVDANEDVVVQSGTSYESMGEEERNKLISLFLKAVQIHLLKTMSQQPDSTTKASSIDS
- the RCA gene encoding ribulose bisphosphate carboxylase/oxygenase activase, chloroplastic isoform X5, whose translation is MAATVSTIGAVNRTTLNNSNYGGLVPNSAFLGSRLKVSSRFTTSKMVTGNFKIVAEQDEEKQTEKDKWRGLAFDTSDDQQDITRGKGLADPLFQAPMGTGTHNAVLSSYEYISAGLRDYSYDNNVDGFYIAPAFMDKLTVHIVKNFLTLPNIKVPLILGVWGGKGQGKSFQCELVFAKMGINPIMMSAGELESGNAGEPAKLIRQRYREAADIIKKGKMCCLFINDLDAGAGRLGGTTQYTVNNQMVNATLMNIADNPTNVQLPGMYNKEENPRVPIIVTGNDFSTLYAPLIRDGRMDKFYWAPTREDRIGICTGIFRTDGVPFEDIVKLVDTFPGQSIDFFGALRARVYDDEVRKWAVGVGVERIGRNLVNSKESPPTFDQPKMTIEKLLEYGNMLVMEQENVKRVKLADKYLNEAALGDANEDDVQFKTSQEAALDVANEDVVQSETSEEVALEDANEDVESGSSNETALENAIEETVEALIDTNEDVVQLETSHVPLGIANEDAVQSKTSYVAVEDATEDVVQSEISEEPALMGANEDVVQSGSSEAATVDANEDVVVQSGTSYESMGEEERNKLISLFLKAVQIHLLKTMSQQPDSTTKASSIDS
- the RCA gene encoding ribulose bisphosphate carboxylase/oxygenase activase, chloroplastic isoform X7, whose translation is MAATVSTIGAVNRTTLNNSNYGGLVPNSAFLGSRLKVSSRFTTSKMVTGNFKIVAEQDEEKQTEKDKWRGLAFDTSDDQQDITRGKGLADPLFQAPMGTGTHNAVLSSYEYISAGLRDYSYDNNVDGFYIAPAFMDKLTVHIVKNFLTLPNIKVPLILGVWGGKGQGKSFQCELVFAKMGINPIMMSAGELESGNAGEPAKLIRQRYREAADIIKKGKMCCLFINDLDAGAGRLGGTTQYTVNNQMVNATLMNIADNPTNVQLPGMYNKEENPRVPIIVTGNDFSTLYAPLIRDGRMDKFYWAPTREDRIGICTGIFRTDGVPFEDIVKLVDTFPGQSIDFFGALRARVYDDEVRKWAVGVGVERIGRNLVNSKESPPTFDQPKMTIEKLLEYGNMLVMEQENVKRVKLADKYLNEAALGDANEDDVQFKTSQEAALDVANEDVVQSETSEEVALEDANEDVESGSSNALENAIEETVEALIDTNEDVVQLETSHVPLGIANEDAVQSKTSYEVAVEDATEDVVQSEISEEPALMGANEDVVQSGSSEAATVDANEDVVVQSGTSYESMGEEERNKLISLFLKAVQIHLLKTMSQQPDSTTKASSIDS
- the RCA gene encoding ribulose bisphosphate carboxylase/oxygenase activase, chloroplastic isoform X2 encodes the protein MAATVSTIGAVNRTTLNNSNYGGLVPNSAFLGSRLKVSSRFTTSKMVTGNFKIVAEQDEEKQTEKDKWRGLAFDTSDDQQDITRGKGLADPLFQAPMGTGTHNAVLSSYEYISAGLRDYSYDNNVDGFYIAPAFMDKLTVHIVKNFLTLPNIKVPLILGVWGGKGQGKSFQCELVFAKMGINPIMMSAGELESGNAGEPAKLIRQRYREAADIIKKGKMCCLFINDLDAGAGRLGGTTQYTVNNQMVNATLMNIADNPTNVQLPGMYNKEENPRVPIIVTGNDFSTLYAPLIRDGRMDKFYWAPTREDRIGICTGIFRTDGVPFEDIVKLVDTFPGQSIDFFGALRARVYDDEVRKWAVGVGVERIGRNLVNSKESPPTFDQPKMTIEKLLEYGNMLVMEQENVKRVKLADKYLNEAALGDANEDDVQFKTSQEAALDVANEDVVQSETSEEVALEDANEDVESGSSNETALENAIEETVEALIDTNEDVVQLETSHVPLGIANEDAVQSKTSYEVAVEDATEDVVQSEISEEPALMGANEDVVQSGSSEAATVDANEDVVVQSGTSYESMGEEERNKLISLFLKAVQIHLLKTMSQQPDSTTKASSIDS
- the RCA gene encoding ribulose bisphosphate carboxylase/oxygenase activase, chloroplastic isoform X1; the encoded protein is MAATVSTIGAVNRTTLNNSNYGGLVPNSAFLGSRLKVSSRFTTSKMVTGNFKIVAEQDEEKQTEKDKWRGLAFDTSDDQQDITRGKGLADPLFQAPMGTGTHNAVLSSYEYISAGLRDYSYDNNVDGFYIAPAFMDKLTVHIVKNFLTLPNIKVPLILGVWGGKGQGKSFQCELVFAKMGINPIMMSAGELESGNAGEPAKLIRQRYREAADIIKKGKMCCLFINDLDAGAGRLGGTTQYTVNNQMVNATLMNIADNPTNVQLPGMYNKEENPRVPIIVTGNDFSTLYAPLIRDGRMDKFYWAPTREDRIGICTGIFRTDGVPFEDIVKLVDTFPGQSIDFFGALRARVYDDEVRKWAVGVGVERIGRNLVNSKESPPTFDQPKMTIEKLLEYGNMLVMEQENVKRVKLADKYLNEAALGDANEDDVQFKTSQEAALDVANEDVVQSETSEVALEDANEDVESGSSNETALENAIEETVEALIDTNEDVVQLETSHEVPLGIANEDAVQSKTSYEVAVEDATEDVVQSEISEEPALMGANEDVVQSGSSEAATVDANEDVVVQSGTSYESMGEEERNKLISLFLKAVQIHLLKTMSQQPDSTTKASSIDS
- the RCA gene encoding ribulose bisphosphate carboxylase/oxygenase activase, chloroplastic isoform X6 codes for the protein MAATVSTIGAVNRTTLNNSNYGGLVPNSAFLGSRLKVSSRFTTSKMVTGNFKIVAEQDEEKQTEKDKWRGLAFDTSDDQQDITRGKGLADPLFQAPMGTGTHNAVLSSYEYISAGLRDYSYDNNVDGFYIAPAFMDKLTVHIVKNFLTLPNIKVPLILGVWGGKGQGKSFQCELVFAKMGINPIMMSAGELESGNAGEPAKLIRQRYREAADIIKKGKMCCLFINDLDAGAGRLGGTTQYTVNNQMVNATLMNIADNPTNVQLPGMYNKEENPRVPIIVTGNDFSTLYAPLIRDGRMDKFYWAPTREDRIGICTGIFRTDGVPFEDIVKLVDTFPGQSIDFFGALRARVYDDEVRKWAVGVGVERIGRNLVNSKESPPTFDQPKMTIEKLLEYGNMLVMEQENVKRVKLADKYLNEAALGDANEDDVQFKTSQEAALDVANEDVVQSETSEVALEDANEDVESGSSNALENAIEETVEALIDTNEDVVQLETSHEVPLGIANEDAVQSKTSYEVAVEDATEDVVQSEISEEPALMGANEDVVQSGSSEAATVDANEDVVVQSGTSYESMGEEERNKLISLFLKAVQIHLLKTMSQQPDSTTKASSIDS